The genomic stretch CAAATTTTCTCTCTTGGGAGGCAACATGGtttggaggagaagaaaggtTTTGGATTCAGGTGACCCCACTTCTGCTTAATAGTTGTATGACTTACTCTTCCTCTCAGAGCCTTGATTTTCTCAtgagtaaaatgggaataacaattcCCAATACTATAGGGTTtttatggattaaatgagataatatacttAAAATACTGTGCACACAGTGGATAATCCAGAAATGTTGGAGCACAGAGGGTACTGGGATGGCTCTGCAGATGGAGAAAGGTCCAGAAGAAGTTCATCTTGAGTTGGAGTCAGCCACGACTGACCCTATAGTCAGATAGACCTGACACAGAGGTATCTGCCATCAGGTAGGCTAACAGGTATCTGTGGTACCCTGCAACGCCTCTCCCATTGAGGGGAGAAGTCGGAGAGAAGCTGACAGTGGTCATGGACTCTCTCTCCAGAAGAAAACTCCAAAAATCCAAACTTTCCACACAAGCACAGAGCGTTCCCAAACACTTGTGGCTACTGGGTAAGAACCCCTGACCTACACCCTCCCTCAGAATTTGGAATTTGGGACATCTGCAGAGGCAACTAGTGGCATGAGCAAAAACTTCCAGTACCAGAGGTATCCACACAATGATGGGAACAAATCAGGCAAGGGGGACTAAATGTGATGACCCTGAAGTGGTGCCTCCATGACACCGGGTCCTTGAAACACATTAAAGCAGAAAGGGGCTGGGATATCTTCCTAGGTCAAAGTCAGCTGAAGATCCCCAGACCCCTGAGAGCACTATTAGAGGGGCTGGGCTGAAACAAAGCCCTTCTACAGAATGTTGTAGAAAGCTTGAGATTTCAGCTTCATATTACGGTTCCCAACCCAGTCTTTGCAAATGGTAGGACAGGGACAAAAAAGAGCCCTTAAGAAGTAACATAAACCCATTTACtgtaatttttgtattaaaaaaatgaactatctaggtcttttcttcctctcattccTGCATCTACCTACTACATGCATTTCAGTAGATAAAATTTGAGTAcacttactaaaatatttttcatgcttcttttaagaatatatattctttctataTACCCGAGCCTCAAATGAGAATTTCTGTTTTAGACACTGAATATTTATCACAGAGCTCAGAGGCCTTTGAGGGGAAGAAAACTCCCAAGTATTTTGGGTAAGTACAGAAACATAAATTGAAACTCCAGGAATATCTCTACTTAGATTATAAACGATGTAGAAAAATGAGACCCATAGAGACACCAAGTTTCCTTGCCCTTCATCCTTAATCACAGCCTTTTAGGCTAGctagaaaaacaaattctttccACTCAGTTTCCACAAAAGCTGTTTATCCAGGGGGCAATTTAGGAGAACCTGAACCAAGAGTCCACGGCATGGCCCTCTGCTTCAGCTGTGACTGGGAGACTCCCATCCTACCACATTTCTAGTTCTGAACTGAAAGCTACAGACGCTGGCATGCTCACCATGAAGTCTGTCAACAGATCAGGGAGCATAACGCACCATCGAGACTTTCAGCTGAGTAGCCTTACCGTTGCCGTCAGGCCACAAGGAAGTAGGGTGATTCTCTCCAGGAAGGCAATTCTTACTCCTCTGTGCTAGAAAATGACCAACATTCCAGTGGAGTTTGGAAAAGCCCACACGGTACCCACGGGCAGCCTGGGCATCACAGTATATTGACCCTGGGAGGAGAATGGAGGATGTAACTGATCTCTCAGTTGTGCTGCTCGTTTTCAGATTCTGCCTACTCAGCTCCTGGGGGCGCACTCCCGGCCCCTTATAGACCCTTCTAGTTCTCTTGCCAGCGATCTGAAGAGAAGTCTAAACCTCGGTTGTGTGCCAAAGACAACTGCTGGATGTCTGCGACCTGTGAACAAAAGCTATGCACAGTTACAAGTCACGGTCTCCACATCCAGCCTCGACAAATGTCTTCTGTGGGGTGAAGGATTgtgaaaagaacaaaaggatgACTCCCTGTTTGCAAAATGTATTTGGCTTGGTCTGTCTTTCAAGACCAGGTCTGAGTTTTTTTGGAACGATTTTAGTGACATTTGGTGGCAGTGAGCATTCACAAACCCATGTTTGtatgtctgtgagtgtgtgtgtgactctGGTTATTCCCCTTTGACCTGACCCCTCGTCCGGGCCTGCAGCTTGCCATCTCCAATAAAGCTCTGTAAGCAGAGGGTGACAAGACAAGAGAGACAGAAGACCAAGGAGAGGAAGAATGTGTTTTCCAACATTAGCCTTCTCAATGCTACACGGACATACACCTCAGAGCGCTCTGAAGCCCCCGTTTTAGAAACACTGAACATTATGTTCctgttgtccttttgttttgttttgtttaataccTATTCAAAAATTTTCAAGTGTCAGAATCGTCAAAGGTTAAAGCTAAGGAAAAGagccttgacttttttttttgtttttttttttttaagggaagagGATTCTATCTAGTGGAACTGAAGGCTTGCCGTTTTAAATCCCCAAAGCTGGGGGACTCTCCTAAAAGCCCTTCCTCAGCTTGGTAGGAGAGATGGGTGTTGGAGCCCAAAGCAAGTCCAGGGCTGGCTCCCTTGCCCTTCCACTGGGGGATCCCCACTGTAACACTGGGGCCCGCAGCCACCCCCAGTCCCTGAGGCCAGCGTAGCGAACCCCTGGTCAAGCCCACACCCCCTGCTGTCTCCTCGGGCCTGCCTGGAGAGCCGTGTGAAAGGACAACCTCAACACTTCACTGCTGAATCCCTCTCACACCCATATCCACTCTGCCGGAAGTAGTGTTATAACGTGGCTCCTTGCAGGTTCTTAATTGTTGACAGATTCAAAGGGATATTTTATTCTCTGCCTTGGCTGTTTGGATGTGCTCTTGCTCTTTCCTTTGGGCTTCAGGGAACCGTCTCTCTGCTTGCTGTTCCTGGCactccctcaccccacctcaGGCCAGGTGAAGGGCAAGCAACCGATTAGGAAGACACTCCCTCCTGCTTCCTATGAGGAAGCCCAATCAATCAAGAAAGCTGTACACTCTGCTACCAAGTGCTTTTTCCTTCAGACACTTGAAGTGGCTTCCTGGAATTTGAACTCTCACCTTAGCCCACTGCACCCCTACCCGTCCCCAGACTAACCGGCTTGTGCGGGCATGTGAGATGTGCTTTCTCCTGCCAGTAGTGGGTGTCAGGGAAGCTGGCACCAACTGAGCTTGCCATCCCATTCAGGGCCTTGACCCCGCAAGAGCATTTGGCTTGCAAAGGAGGCCAAGGCGTGGCGAGGGGATGAGGTGCAGAGGGAAGCAACTCCTCTCTCCATAAAGGGTAGCAGAAGCCACTAAACCTCCGCCCTCTCATGCAAATACCCAGCAGGAAGGGCAGGCCGTCTGAACACTCCCAGGATATCAGCTGAGCCCCTCAACAGTTCTGTTTGGGGGTATTCCCCTGGGCTGGGCCTCACCTTCCCAGATGCCATTTACTCACACTGCCCCTTCACTTCCCCACGCCCACACTCCTTGAGGCTACCTCTTTTTCATGCATTTCCCCCTCTCTCGGACCCACGCAGAAGGCCTAAGCCCCCCTAGGTCCCCAGTCCATGCTAACAGTACAGGGACATCCTGCTCCGGCGCATGGCCTCGCTGATCAGGTAGGCGGGGCTCAGCTCTGGCTCCTCGGTCATGATGGCAATGTTCTGCCACTCGCCTGTCTGGCTGGACCTCTTGATGGTGTCCACCACGCACAGGGCATAAAGGCAGTCATCGAAGGTGGCGGCCATGGTGAGTGGCCGTCCATCCCACGTGCGCCGGTCATCCTGGTCCTGGAAGGCCTGGCGCACGGCCTGCATCATCTTGATGGTGCCGCGCAGATAGGGCGAGGGGATGTCACTGAAGGCCTTCTCGGGCAGCAGGGAGTTGCTGACGGGCGTGGCATCCTGCAGCAACAGCTCCTGCTCTGGGGCGCTGTTGCGTTGCCCGTAGAGGTCCGTGCCCACTGCCAGCAGGCGCCCAGCTGAGCCCACCACGGTGACGTCCTGCTTGAACTCGCCAGGCACGTTGAAGTTGAGGGTGACCGTGCAGCACACCCCGCCCTCCAGCACCATCTGGAAGGTGCAGAAGTCGTCGCTGGTGATCTGGCGAATGCCCTTGATGTGGTCGGTCTGCTTCACGAAGGTCTTGAGCAGCCCGTGGACCTTGACGGCCTTCTGGCCGGTGAGAAAGGTGAGCAGGTCGATGATGTAGGTGCCTACCGAGTGCAGGCCGCCGCCGCCCATCAGGTCGTCACAGCTCCAGTTGTACTTCTTGCCCAGCAGGCTGCCGCTGTGCACCTGCACCTCGCACACCAGCAGCTCGCCCACGTAGCCCTCCTCGATGAGCTGCTTCATGCGCACGAAGGCCGGCAGGAAGCGCAGCACGTTGCCCATGATGCTCATGAGCTTGGGGTAGTAGTGGGCGGCCGACATCATGCGGAAGGCATCCAGCGGCGTGGCCGTGCGGTCGCAGATGACGTTCTTGCCGATGCCTGCGGGCAGAGGAAAAAGAACGGATCAGGGCGCTGGGGCGGAGGCAGCGGTGGGGGCACTGTCGCCCCCAGACGTCAGTGCTCAGAACAGGAACCGGACCTGATCACAAGTCCATATTacaatctcaaaatattttacaacgCCTTTTATTGATCCAAAAATAACACATTCTATAtatttcagtattattttaaagatttaagtcGAATTATATAATTTTAGCATTAAACCATAGGCATTGATTTAAAGatgaagatttattttaatatataatagcctatattttagaaatatttttaaatatttgccaatATAATACAAAAtgcttcatttaatattttatggtaatctataacattttatatacaaatatattttacttataaaatatttatatatttaaaatattatttaaatatttacgttatatttttatattatatcttatatttatataGGATAGTTCCATTAAAGTATACAATATAatctttttacatataaaatattttattaaaattattttacatatggaatgttttgttttattttatatgtaaaatataacttttgttaaaaatatcgTATGTAGAGAAGAGAATAGTGTCTCTAGCTGGACAGAACCAGAATATATAAGTTTATATATTATGTGTCATGGCCAAAGTGAGTGTGATTAAGTATGAGGAAGGCTTTCTTACGGACATCCTTCAAAGGTCTAAGCTCTTAGCTGTCTCCCCCACAACCACCAACAAAGGATTATATTTTAAGCGTTATCTTGCCTGTTTATTCTGCATTATGGATTAGGGCTGGCAGGGGTCACAGATGTGTTTGTTTAATGTTTCCCTGCTCCTTACGGGAAGGGTGGACCCTCCCTGCATCTGAGGGGTGGGCAGTGGCTGGTCCCTCCCCGACCCCCATCTGTGTCACGATGGGATTTGGTGCTTTTGGCCAGTGCAGCTGAGGCCAAATAAGAACGAGGCTTATGTGATGAGTGTAATGGGTGCATAAATTACAGGTAGATGGAAGCCCTTTAGGAGACTAAGCGGTTCTGGGTCTGGAGAAAACAAAGGATCAAAGAAAAGGAGCATGACAGGGAATGACAAAGGGATTTATTCCATAGAAGCCAAGagttgggaaagaaaaacaactccGCGGAACCCAGAGAAACAGCCAACtagaactgaaaacaaacaaacaaacaaaagaattataTGGATTTTGTTAGCAAGCCAGAGTAAAGGATGCTACGTGAATAGATTTGGGAAGCTTCTGAGTGAAGGTATGTGGCTGCCTGTGGCAGGTCTCTGTTGTCCAGTCCTGCTCTGCACAGAGACCCTCTCATGGGGACTGGATACTCCAGCCACAGATGAGGGGGACACCGCCAGGAAATTAGTTGAGGAGACACACACACCCATCCCTGTTGTCCTGACGATGTGCACCTGACTTGACAAAAATCCATGAACTCTTGAAACAAGCTGAGCGAAGACAGGGTTCTGTGGAAGTCCTGCACCTGCAGGTGTCTGTCCAGTGGACACGCCTGGACAAAACCACAGCTTGGCACATGGCTCTCTCATTTTCCCATTAGAAGAACTAGTCAAACGATAGACGTGGTCAGAACAGATTGTAGAAAATAACTACCATCAATGGCTGTCCATTTCCATGTGCATATCTAATTTTGGTGCTGAGTGAAAGGCCTGGAGCCTCCAGTGAGCACATCTCCTTGCTTTTCCATGTGGGCAGAGCTGGCTGGCTTTCCTGATGACCAGGAATGAGTCAGGAAGAAGCTCCTTTAACTCCTAGCAACCAGGTAAGGACTGAGACTCCAGCAG from Equus przewalskii isolate Varuska chromosome 19, EquPr2, whole genome shotgun sequence encodes the following:
- the GFOD1 gene encoding glucose-fructose oxidoreductase domain-containing protein 1 isoform X2; translated protein: MMSAAHYYPKLMSIMGNVLRFLPAFVRMKQLIEEGYVGELLVCEVQVHSGSLLGKKYNWSCDDLMGGGGLHSVGTYIIDLLTFLTGQKAVKVHGLLKTFVKQTDHIKGIRQITSDDFCTFQMVLEGGVCCTVTLNFNVPGEFKQDVTVVGSAGRLLAVGTDLYGQRNSAPEQELLLQDATPVSNSLLPEKAFSDIPSPYLRGTIKMMQAVRQAFQDQDDRRTWDGRPLTMAATFDDCLYALCVVDTIKRSSQTGEWQNIAIMTEEPELSPAYLISEAMRRSRMSLYC
- the GFOD1 gene encoding glucose-fructose oxidoreductase domain-containing protein 1 isoform X1 — protein: MLPGVGVFGTSLTARVIIPLLKDEGFAVKALWGRTPEEAEELAKEMSVPFYTSRIDEVLLHQDVDLVCINLPPPLTRQIAVKTLGIGKNVICDRTATPLDAFRMMSAAHYYPKLMSIMGNVLRFLPAFVRMKQLIEEGYVGELLVCEVQVHSGSLLGKKYNWSCDDLMGGGGLHSVGTYIIDLLTFLTGQKAVKVHGLLKTFVKQTDHIKGIRQITSDDFCTFQMVLEGGVCCTVTLNFNVPGEFKQDVTVVGSAGRLLAVGTDLYGQRNSAPEQELLLQDATPVSNSLLPEKAFSDIPSPYLRGTIKMMQAVRQAFQDQDDRRTWDGRPLTMAATFDDCLYALCVVDTIKRSSQTGEWQNIAIMTEEPELSPAYLISEAMRRSRMSLYC